The Penicillium psychrofluorescens genome assembly, chromosome: 2 nucleotide sequence TCTCCTCACATGGAACCCGAAGCCCTTCAGAAAATCACAACTCAGCTCGCGCAACATATCCCCGTGGCTGATTCTGTTATCTTCCTTCCCTTGTGGGATTGGAACAAATCCTGTTGGCTTGCTGGAACGCTGATGTGGACTCGAAAGCGCCATCGCACTTTGGGCTTTGAAGAGCTGAATTACTTCAAAGTGTTTGGTGATTCTATCGTGTCTGAGGTCTCGCGGCTTTACTGGATGACTACTGAGAAGTCTAAGTTTGAtttcatctcctcgatcaaccATGAGCTTCGCTCTCCACTGCACGGTATCCTGGCAAGTACCGAATTGCTGCATGCTACCAAGCTTCTGCCTTCGCAAGAAGATATGGTCAAGATGATTGAAAAGTCCGGTATGAATTTGTTGGATACCACCGATCATCTCCTGGATTTCTGTCAAATCAACAACTCAACTCTTGTGAAAAAGTTCAATCAACCTCACACTGGACAAGACGCTGCGGACCTTGGTTCTGAGTTTGATCTTGACCATttggtcgaggatgttgcaGATATCCTATATACCGGGAAAAGGGTTCCTGAAACTAGCTCTGGTCTAGTTCAGAGATCATCCTCCAACCTTGGAAgcgctgaagaagcgcagCAAGTTCCCGACGCGATAGACAAATTATCAGTCGTCGTTCGCATTGATCAATCCCATACATGGAAGATCCTGTCCGTGGCGGGTGCCTGGAGAAGAATTGTGATGAATCTCCTAGGTAACGCTATGAAGTGGACTGTCACAGGATTTATCGAGGTTTCGTTGTCTAAGGCAAGGGACTACTCCGACCCTGAATCCCTTCTTGCCCATCTCCGTGTCACCGACACGGGCAAGGGAATTACACCTGACTACCTCAAACACAAACTCTTCGCTCCGTTTTCTCAAGAGGATTCACTCTCAGAGGGCGTCGGACTTGGTCTAAGCATTGTGCGTCAGCTTGTGGCATCCCTTGGAGGGCATGTCACTTTAAAGAGCGAGCTTGGTATTGGAACTCAGGCTGATGTTTACATTCCTGTCAAATATCTTGAATCCGTTCCTGTCCAACCCTCTTACGCCTCTTCTCTTACGTCCATTCACGCATGCCTCGTTGGTTTTAACGCATACCCAGATCTGCAGGAGACTCCAACAGGGATCTTGTCCGCAGAAGAAAAGCGAAAactctccatccagagcACTCTTGCTGATGTCTTAATGACACGACTCGGGTGGAACACTTCACTAGCCGAATCTCTTGGAAAAGGACAAGGTGATATTGCGATCATTGAAGAAGGAAATCTCAACAACATGGAAGAGGGTCAATCTCCTTATGGTCTTGTCTCAAAACATGACTTCAGATTTTTTGTCATTCTTCGAAGCAAAGTTCCTGTTCTTGGTGATAAGACCCCACCAAATACAATCCGAGTCTCGCAGCCGTATGTGTCCCTCGTCCAGCTATTAACAGCGACTGACTTTCCGAACAGGTTCGGACCTCGGAAGATTCTCTTGGCTGCTGAAAAGATTTTGAAATTGCGATCGGACCAGCACACAAGTGATACTCTGCGTTCTCTGCCAAGTTTATCTTCGTCCCAAACTCTTCAACCATCTGTACCTGAGCCAGGTGCTGGACCTGGCTCAGACTCTGCCGAGAGCTCACTCCAAGAGGATTCGGCTAAGGTAGTCAGTACTAGTACATTATCTATTCGGCCAGCGAATCAACCAAAAGGTGTACATGTTCTTATTGTTGATGACAATGACATCAATCTCAAGGTAAGTCGTTGCATTTCTATTTACAGGGAAGATGATTTTCACACGTTTACTGCTCTAAAATTACCTCGACTGCTCGAAATATGTGCTAACGGTTAAGTGCTGATAGATCATGGCGACATTCATGCGAAAAATTGGTTGCAGTTATAACACAGCAACCAACGGTCTCGTTGCATTGGAGAAATACATAAACTCCAGCCAGCCGTTTGATTTTGTTCTGATGGGTATGTTTGAcccttttcctcctcctgcaTAATCTGATCCTCTTTTTCCAGATATATCAATGCCTGTGATGGACGGCCTGGTCTCGACAAGTAGGATCC carries:
- a CDS encoding uncharacterized protein (ID:PFLUO_004147-T1.cds;~source:funannotate) — encoded protein: MDPSNSLAFYKPLRDSERERVHELLRYYCAFNTPTETQAANSDGPLDPDAPTGDEQPIANGLPTDITLAALSQLGVFRTGSNRCFVSIIDGTNQFIISETTKSVSLRHKDKHIPDDGIYLGVRTLDLVWGVCPHTIKLFTSQDSSSNINTDNITANRSRYIIRDFTKEDCFKDRPYVRDWPHMRFYAEVPLFSAAGYVLGSYCVVDDKPRDNFDDEEVAVLQEVSDAIANHLENVRLVHFHRRAETLVKGLTSFVKETPEFEPTEASKDGYLVPLDMSLNLRHQSTDNRDAGDDFCSAHSGEQSGYNISILGRTSSTNISGPPLEFSQQNSGPTDPTSLYSSMSDRPTIMSPKEGKSLDEAWAPDQSNPADVRHKRSLQVSVDRCFLRVSIVPHFLKHIMLTLISISSKDPASWEPLPNTADPAIRTAPCPTLLALAEPDKQCDTFSYAFKEPRQKLHEGCQVEVTERFLHELMAAFPRGHIFNFDEKARDESAQAASPHMEPEALQKITTQLAQHIPVADSVIFLPLWDWNKSCWLAGTLMWTRKRHRTLGFEELNYFKVFGDSIVSEVSRLYWMTTEKSKFDFISSINHELRSPLHGILASTELLHATKLLPSQEDMVKMIEKSGMNLLDTTDHLLDFCQINNSTLVKKFNQPHTGQDAADLGSEFDLDHLVEDVADILYTGKRVPETSSGLVQRSSSNLGSAEEAQQVPDAIDKLSVVVRIDQSHTWKILSVAGAWRRIVMNLLGNAMKWTVTGFIEVSLSKARDYSDPESLLAHLRVTDTGKGITPDYLKHKLFAPFSQEDSLSEGVGLGLSIVRQLVASLGGHVTLKSELGIGTQADVYIPVKYLESVPVQPSYASSLTSIHACLVGFNAYPDLQETPTGILSAEEKRKLSIQSTLADVLMTRLGWNTSLAESLGKGQGDIAIIEEGNLNNMEEGQSPYGLVSKHDFRFFVILRSKVPVLGDKTPPNTIRVSQPFGPRKILLAAEKILKLRSDQHTSDTLRSLPSLSSSQTLQPSVPEPGAGPGSDSAESSLQEDSAKRINQKVYMFLLLMTMTSISSYNTATNGLVALEKYINSSQPFDFVLMDISMPVMDGLVSTSRIRQYEEDAGLKPSCIMAVTGVASAPMQQQAVTAGIDDYLIKPLSLRQLKKLMNIE